The genomic segment CAAGTTTTTGCATGAATAGTCATATACCCTAAACACAGCACTACAACCACAATGCTTCCTCAAAATTGGAGTCTATTGtctatttcatttctttttaaacaaaaaaccCTTTTCTAATTTGCTCTTGGAGTCTATGAAGATGGCAAGACTTCTATTTTGCTCTTGCATATGCTAAAGGAAGTTTCTACTTTGTTCTCACTTAAACCTATTTTCCACCAAcccattaatttttttaatttaagggGGTAACTCCTTTATACTCTTCAAACAGTCAGGTTCGCATGTATGGTCAATTGTTCATGACTGCAGGATGCAAGATGGTAAGGGCTGACTTGTAACGAACTAAATATACTGGACAGAAAAGCAAAATACTAGGGAAAACGCCAAGAACTGAAAGAAAAATCCCCAGTATTATAGTAAGCTTCAGTGAAATATACGTAAACCAGAACAAAAAAGAGAGGCTCGGACAGACCTTGGAGAAGAAGCTCTTTACACATCGCTACAGGAGTATTGTAAAATTCAAATCTCTCCCTCTCAAACCCACCTGACGCTACCCCTAATTTTGGCATAACAAAATGTTTAACCTCAGCCTAGCCATTTATTGAATCTCCGCTAGTAACCCCTTCTGCACTCCTCTGGTAAACCCTCCAAAATTCAGGCCTTATATCATTAACTCTCCTTCAGATTCATGGACCCTATCACTGCCCTCCTGTTGAAGAATTTCCTTGTCCTCAAGACAAAATGTGGGGAATTGACTAAGTGATCAACAGATTTCCCCTTCCATTTCACTAATCACTGGTGTACAGCCTCTCCATGCTTGAGGTTGTACATTCTCACTTTCGTCCCTAAAAGTTGTTACGATCACTAACTGTAGTCCCtaagatttataaatttagaaattagtCCTTGAGATTCAAAACTGCAATATCTTTCATCCGACATCAGTTCACATCAGCATGAACGTGGAGCAATGCCTAACAAGTAAAATGCCCCATGTCCATGGTGAACCTTCAACcaatttttgtttgtaattttccAATGCTCATCAGGCTGCAGCCACTCCAACAAAAGTTTATATACTGCTATGGCAAGTGGAATGACGTGGATCAAAAGATATTAGCTTCAATGTTTTGATAAATTGTTCAATAGACCCCCTTTGCCTTAGGTTAAGAAACTCCTCAAAAGGATTTTCGAATTTCCTAATGTAACGAGCAATTAAAAGCTTTCTAGAATTTTCCCCATGTAACGATCTACTAAAAGCTCTCTTTTGAATCTTACTACAGGAAGACAATATCCTTGTTCCACACTCCAGCAGAGAAATACTACTCACTTTAATGGCCTCCGCTTTCCACATCTCTTCCCCATAAACCATCCAGTCCCTCACTTCTGACAACTTGAGCATCACTGACTAACTACCATCTCActtacctttttctttcttctagaATATACCAGTGGATTGTTAACTCTTCCGTCTTTAGCTTGAGCAACTAATCCTGAATGTTCCCTCAGGTATTTTGGACTTCAAAATAAACTTCAACTCAGGCTATCCATCCAACACATCCAACAGGCTATGGGTTTCTAATGCATGTACAATACTCCTCCGTATGGTGTACATTGCATCCCAACTAAGAAGGAGCACAATCCTCCAAGTATTTAGAAGGATCCTGATGTTCTACTAAGAAACTATCAATAACGGTAACCTTAGCCTATACAACAGGGATAAAGAATTTCTCTTTGTTTGCCCAAGGCAATGCAGTCACCCATAATAGCAAATTTGCATGATCTGAATGAAAACTTTCCAGTATTTAGTTTTCAGTGGAATATACATACTTACCTAAACTTAATTCAACAAAAACAGTTTATAAGATGAAGATTTTACCCcacttatattatatatactaaATTTTGGAATTATTTTAAGTTGATGTGAAACTTCGGTTTTTTTCCCAATCCAGATGATTATAGACGTAAAAGAAGATGtctcttttgttcttttgttaCTAAAACTAATGTCTTTGATATCATCAGTTACACCTTAAACTTGAACTGAGTCATTATCTTTTCATGCATTTTCAATAGTAGCTAGACGATATGTTATTTGTGACTCTTAAGGCTATTTTTTCCATTTCAGTCATCATAAAtgctttttatatttgtttgaatattatttCATACACTGGGAGTATATACTCCATGTTACTAGCACACATACCCAAGGCTGAGATTTACAAAACTGATTCAAGTAAACCAATTGGCAAAAGCAGAAACAAATGGGGGTATAACCTATCCGTTCATGTTTCCTTTTATGTTAAAGCCACTACCATCAAATAGTTGTCAAATATTTAGCTGTGACTCAGTAAGCcctattaaaaatataagtaaccAAATATAAGCCTAAGATGTAGGCATGTGCAGAAGTTACCTCCAAAAGCAGAACTTATGCCTGAGAATATCAACAATGGAGGAATCTGTGAACAAAccataaaagaaataagataaCTATAGTATAAAACAGAACTCTATGGTACATCAAAGCACCAAATATGCTCAGTATAAAAGGAAGGCGTTTGAAACCAACTTCTATGCTATGTTTATTCACGGCAGAAACAGAGCATAAAGCCAAGTAATTTCAATATGCAAAGCAAACTCAAAAGTCAATCAAGGCCTACATACCCCAACGACTAGTGGAAGCCACTTCGGTCCCTTCACAGCCTTTAGAAGATATGGCAAACCTACACCCAAAGATAATTAGCAATATCCTCAACAAGAAGGaagatgaattttaattttaatccatTAGCAGCACAAACGATTTAACATCATCtctaaatattataatacaacAACAAAGCCTTATCCCCCAGCGTGAGGGCGGCTACATATGGATCCGACGACAGCATTTGGCTCCATCACAGACCAAAATTTCAAAGGTATTAAAATGTCCTACTATATTATAATTCTTAACTAAAAAACAAATACTTAAaacattttctaaattaaatggCCTGAGATTAATACAGAAAAGAAATTACATATCAAATCTAATATAATCCCCAACGGTATACcacaaagaagaaaacaaataaataagctTACCTGTATTGAAACCATGAACTACACTAAGCATAGCACCAATCCCCAAGCCAGCCTATTTAACAGCAAGCACAAAGACAATAAGGAGCCAGAAAGAATACTAAAACAAAAGCACAGTCCGAACTCGAGCCCAAAATAAGTCAGTTCGAACTTTGAATCCTAAAAACAAAATTCGCAATGTTTCAACAACCTCGTCTGCATTAcagaattaaaatcaatatataatgaTACGACAACCCCAAAGCGGATCCAATTGGGAAGGAAGGAACTTACGACAGCAGTGGCGTCGTGCAAGACGGGAGTGATGGTCCACTCGCCTCTTTCCTGATCGTAAAACAAAGACAGATTCGTAGAGTCAATTCATCGAACACCTTAAGCGCAGTTATAAACAAACactttgagaaaaagaaagtgagaaaaATACTAACGGAATTAGGGTTGAGAAGCGAGAGACAACGAGGGCATCGTGGGGAACCAAGGCCGGGGTTGAGAGTAGGATCGCGATCGAGATTTCCCCTCCTTAGTTTCTCTTCGTAGACCTCTCGAGTACCCATTCCTCTCTCTCTGCTGCTACGAAAGGGTttagaaagatgaagaagaatattGAATACTCTCgcaatttactttatttaaaataaatttgtgacATCTTTTTCATATCATTTTTGTTATGATTTGTTTATCTTCTACataatttccttttttattcGTTTAGTGATAACGATTTATTTAAAGATCTCCAAATTcgaatattttttttcagaacaaattatatattttctaagtAGTGGTGATTTTTCGAAAATAGAAAATGGCGCGTTAGATATTGTAGAAGTAATTCCTTTAGggaaaaaaaaggattttttttcaaaattaatacattttttaaaataaattcttcaaTAAACCAACAACTACTTCCTGTTtagattttctgattttttttttctaaagaaaacttaaattaaaataactatttataataaaaattatctacaaaataaataaaaatttatacaataaaaattagaagTTACTGTTAGACCAACCAACATACAAAATCTGGAACATATTATTAccttataatattaaattgtaaaaataaatattattgttactTAGTTTGTACAAGATTATGGAACTATAGTAGAacttgaatttataaaataaaaaaataaaaaaatattcagcgtaaataatgaacttttaattattattttttttttaattttgtctgcgtaaaagatatatatgaaactttattaaaataccttatactcaataaaaataattaaaattaagttctttagtttaataaaaatataaggaaAATAAACGAGAAGTTTAATCATATGGATAGTCATATAGTgacttttcttaaataaattttttattttttctttattttaattgaatttctatttttttgaaaaattaaagtaattaaattattactaatAGTTTTATACTAAATCGTTAAGAAAAATATCAGTTGTCACTTGGTggttttgttgaatttttttaaatatattttaattatttttttatttatcttttaaataaacaaaatactaTGTGTCAAACTAACATTATGTGTATAGTATGTATTATGTGTCATTTTCAAGCCACATGTTATTCTATTAGTCTTAGTttgatatttgtattttgattttgtcttaatttaatttttatatttttattttgtccttacttttaggggtttggttTAAAGTAATCTtgctttttaaaaaagttcagtagatcccatatttcgttaaaaaatgttcatttcGGTCATTTTCGCTCACatcgttaaaaacataacggtgcaaatgccacgtcatcatcaccatctccacacaaaccctaatttctctccaagaaaccctagccgccgcaCGATCCAGCATCGTCACCGCCATCCTCACCGGCAGTCGTCCTCTCCAACACATCACGCACTACCACCAAAGTGTTTTCTCCTTTCTATTGCACCTCCATCACTTTCACATCTCACCTTCGTTCTTGCACCACCACCCAACGCGATCTCTTGCTATGCCGCGACCACCaatcttcaccattttcacTCTCGCACCAGCCAAATCGTCGTCGCGCTAGCAGCATTGCCATCCAATCTCCACCATAGAATTGTCCACCACTAACCACCAACCAAATCGACAGCTGCTGCAGATCGCGAATCACTACTCTTCTCCACCATTAATCGCGCCGCTGCTTGCCTCCACCTGCCACCACAATCAGACCTGCAAGCAAACCGTGGAGACTTAGGGTTTCTCGCGTTCTTGTCACATAGCTTTGGTGGTGGCGTGTGATGCGTTGGAGAGGACGACTGCTGGCGAGGATGACAGTAACGGTGCTGGATGGTGCGGCAGCTAGGGTTTATTGGAGAGAAATTAGGTTTTGtctggagatggtgatgatgatgtggcagggatttttttttttaaaattaaaaaatcatttaagtccaCCTATTAACGTGTGCCACATGCTTATGAGATTATGAGATGCCACGGTGACATTTGcatagttatatttttaacagCGTGAGcgaaaaggaccaaattgaacattttttttaacgaaatatgaggtcttactgaacttttttaaaaggtaggattactttgaaccaaaaccctaaaagtaggaaccaaatgatgtattaaatcttattttgtctcaattcagtcctaatatttttaaaaactaaacaattGTCCTTCcccaaatttaaacaaaatttaattatattctttaaaaatacttataagaattaaaaaaaacaatgaacaAATTAATAACATggaatttcattttcttaaaataaaaaattaaagaaaatttcgtgaaaaatttaattaatgtggAAGATCAAGAAAGAATGAACTACCTTTAGTTATTGTTTCAATGAAAATTTTCtctaaatttgtattttaaaaaagttaaatttcacATCAATGacataaaaattcattttcacatCAATAATTTATTCACTAAGTCACTCCACCCCAGCATATCAtgttaatgtttttttctaaacataattaacatttatataactaactaaatataaatataaataaacttaatcttaatcttgttaaaaatatttgcaaaggtttatatacaaattaaattttgtttgaatttagagaggaacaaaattgtttaattttttaaagaaaaaaatagaactagattaaaataaaataaaaatacacagaccaaattgagacaaaatagaaatacaaggaccaaattaacattaatgcaATGACAAGGGGCATAACAATGGCATGTGGCATTGTCAGTGCTACGTCACACTGTCATTTCCATGTGGCACAATGTTGtgtgacaatttttttaaatttataaaaagtaaaaataaaaataatttaaaagatatttaaaaaaaaaactaacacatGACATTCTCTTTAACCTTGTTAGTACAAAACTAGAGGCAAGACCTTAAtcactttaatttttcaaaaattgagacccaattgagacaaaaaaaaaataagggagAAACCTatttaagaaaaacaacaaacaaataagattatatgtataattaacctaaatgaaataatagagaaaaataaagagcgGATTGTATAATATGAGAAAGTTAAAAGGCACCAACTATTTCAACAtgatattctaaaaaaaattatgtaactaATTTAAACCATTCAATATTTAGTCATTAAACTCTTACATAAGTTAATCAATGTTCATTTGCTTGGAATTTAGGTATAGAAATGTGGTTTCTGAATTTGACTTTGCATCAAGTTTGTGAACATAACTAGTTGAATGATTTGTCCTTATgcgagatttttttttaataattgttttcatttttgtatataaaaataatatattaataaaattactatGTAATGAGATATGATAAAACTCGTTTGGTCAAGTTTCTTCAATTGAGTTCTTTTAAATCAAGTTCTTTAGGTCAATTTTTTTCAGTCTAAACTTCCACAAGTTGACCTTTTTGAAGCCAACTTCAAATAAGTTGAGCTCTTCAAATCGACTTCCTCTAGGTGGAGCTCCTACAAACATACTTCCTTCAGGACGAAGTCTTTAGATTGAGCTTTTACGGGTTGAGCTCCTACAAGATGATTTATTAAATGGGtgagtatttatattttaaaagaagtgAACTGTCAAATCAGCACATATGCAAATGATCGAAAAATCCATGGTTTTGGACAAGTGTCAATCAATTACAATGGATATTTTAGAATAAGTTGATCTCTCCAAGATGACTCGTCGTCTAACAACTCAGTCTGACCCCAAGCGATCCAAGTGTCACTAAATTACAATGAGTATTTTGGAACAAGCTGATTTATCCAAGATGACTCATCCTCTAACAACTCGGCCTCACCTTCAGATGACCCATTCTCATCGTCTAACAACTCAGTTATACTCCCAAACGACCCATCGTCTAACAACTTAATTACATCCTTAAACAATTCATGTCTAACAATTCAGTTACACTCTCAAGCGACTCATCGTCTAACAACTCAATTACACCTAAGACGATCCATCCACACCTTTAAAAACTCAATTACACTACAAATGATCTATCATCTAACAACTTAGTTACACCCCTTGATACTCATTGTATAACAATTCAGTTACACCTCCGTATGATTCTGTTACTATGGGTTCATAgccgaccgaacggtaaaggtgCAAAAGAGCCTCTAAGTTATTTTGGGCTCATGGTcgaccgatgatacctctcaggCCCATAAACCGAGCGAATAAATAGTTAACTGATCGGTAAAAACAATCGTTAAggtaatcaataataataactgcCCGTTGATggggagttaatgaaaataattgtcatttattgacaattaataggAATAATGTCATTTATTGGTGATTAATGAGTCAGACCTAATGGTAAGCtcatcataatttataatttataaatatttgtctgaGGGAAGAGGTAACTTTGAACTCTGATAACtaatcttgattacaagattattacAGAAAGTCACTGACtggagcgtcggagtgtcttttacAGACACTCTCCCCCACAActtggaaaagaagaagagagaagacagcGCAACTGAATAATGAAGCGaacaactttgaatgttttaCATTAGAAATCTAAATCCTGCCGAAACAAATTCATTATCTAATTACTCAATTACACTCTAAACAACTTATCATTTAACAACTCAACTACATTCATGAACACCCATCATCTAACAACTCAATTATAACTTTGCGTCTATATCGAACTCTCTTACTCTTACTCTAACACAGAAGTGATGTGTTTGGATCAATAAAATGAATGCAATAATGAATGCAATGGACATAGTTACTGTCAAATCAATATTGATTAAAAGAGATTTATTTGGAATAGTTGTCAAGCATGtacaattattttcatcaacGATTTGTTTTCtcatattaatatattgatGCAGCTAGTTGATTTGATATTTGGTAGTctttgacaacttttttttaatttattttcaacaaaTAAAAGAGTAACTAATATGGTCCCGCCACATTTGTCCTcttcatattttaaaagaattatttcccttaattatatttgaaaagagagtgttaagagaataatttattttataaaaaatgtaaatattttacgataaaatatatcatttaaataacgttcttaaacaaaattaaaatgttaaaatagaaaaaatgtattaaaattaataatttaaagttgctcatatttttaaatttatgtttttattctttttcaattcaaatttaatggaacatcatttatatgattaaggTTGAAATATTTCTAACATAGTtttgtttatcaattttaacattgtttttttatgaaatatagtctaatttttttaatctcaaggttgattattttttgtcaacatttaaacattaattacaattattattatttttcaatgtcAATTAAGAAAATCATTGAATTGACATCAATTAAACggttttttattaacaataaaaactatttatataaatatatataaagagtatattgtatttatatatatatatatatatatatatatatatatatatatatatatatatagatatatcgTAGAAAGGTTTTAAACAAAGATGatgataaatatatgaaaaagaactTGGATCcacatatttttttggtaataCAAAACCCTTCAATAATGTAAAACATAAACGTCGTACTCCACAACAGCTTCCCACATGCTCATAGAATGCGTCTTGGCCTGCGCATACCCGCGGGCAAACCGGAACAGCCCGCTGCCGCCCACCACCGGCATCTCCCTCACGGCTGATTC from the Vigna angularis cultivar LongXiaoDou No.4 chromosome 3, ASM1680809v1, whole genome shotgun sequence genome contains:
- the LOC108324223 gene encoding uncharacterized protein LOC108324223 gives rise to the protein MGTREVYEEKLRRGNLDRDPTLNPGLGSPRCPRCLSLLNPNSERGEWTITPVLHDATAVAGLGIGAMLSVVHGFNTGLPYLLKAVKGPKWLPLVVGIPPLLIFSGISSAFGGYVLPKFTQLTVTSYYAASSASHYGISLVTRHIEENYSSKTQHLKRL